The following proteins are encoded in a genomic region of Xanthomonas cassavae CFBP 4642:
- a CDS encoding zinc-binding alcohol dehydrogenase family protein gives MKAVAFARYLPIDDPASLLDMELPAPVSPSGYDLLVRVEAISVNPVDTKVRAPKPQTLDAPKILGYDAAGVIEAVGPDVTAFAVGDEVYYAGDISRPGSNAQYQLVDARIAGCKPTSLSFAQAAALPLTTLTAWELLFQRMPFAFDGARNRGRHLLIIGGAGGVGSIAIQLARHAGFTVIATASRPESIEWVRQMGAQHVIDHHQPLHPQLQALGLHNVEAALNLADTDRYWQPLGEILAPQGHVGLIVEPRGPLAIGDPYKSKCIGIHWELMFARSRYATDDIVEQHRILNRAASLIDAGELRTTHTETLSPINAGTLREAHRRLESGSTIGKLTLAGW, from the coding sequence ATGAAAGCTGTCGCCTTCGCACGTTATCTCCCGATCGACGACCCGGCCTCGTTACTTGACATGGAGCTTCCGGCTCCCGTATCGCCGTCGGGGTATGACCTGTTGGTACGAGTGGAAGCAATCTCGGTGAATCCGGTCGACACCAAGGTACGTGCGCCCAAGCCGCAGACCCTGGACGCACCCAAGATCCTGGGCTACGACGCCGCCGGCGTGATCGAGGCAGTGGGTCCGGACGTCACCGCGTTTGCGGTGGGCGATGAGGTCTATTACGCCGGCGACATCAGCCGGCCGGGCAGCAACGCGCAGTACCAACTGGTGGATGCGCGCATCGCCGGCTGCAAACCCACCTCGCTGAGCTTTGCGCAGGCCGCTGCGCTGCCATTGACCACACTCACCGCGTGGGAGCTGCTGTTCCAGCGCATGCCGTTCGCCTTTGATGGCGCACGCAACCGCGGCCGGCATCTGCTGATCATCGGCGGCGCCGGTGGAGTTGGCTCGATCGCGATCCAGCTGGCGCGGCATGCCGGGTTCACGGTGATCGCCACCGCATCGCGACCGGAAAGCATCGAGTGGGTGCGACAGATGGGCGCCCAGCATGTGATCGATCATCATCAACCGCTTCACCCGCAGCTGCAGGCGCTGGGCCTGCACAACGTGGAAGCGGCACTGAACCTGGCCGACACCGATCGCTACTGGCAACCGCTGGGCGAGATCCTGGCGCCGCAAGGGCATGTCGGCCTGATCGTCGAGCCGCGCGGCCCGTTGGCGATCGGCGACCCGTACAAGTCCAAGTGCATCGGCATCCATTGGGAGCTGATGTTCGCCCGCTCGCGTTACGCCACCGACGACATCGTGGAACAGCATCGCATCCTCAACCGTGCGGCGAGCCTGATCGACGCAGGTGAGCTGCGCACGACACATACCGAAACGCTGTCGCCGATCAATGCCGGCACCTTGCGTGAAGCGCACCGACGGCTGGAAAGCGGCAGCACCATCGGCAAGCTGACGTTGGCCGGCTGGTAG
- a CDS encoding OmpA family protein codes for MNKKILTAALLGGLAVAQAASAQEFDDRWYLTGSAGFNFQDSDRLTNDAPFVTLGLGKFVSPNWSIDGELNYQNPNFDANQDQNWSQYGISFDLRRHFIQEGRGWNPYLLFGLGYQRSEEEFDATPNPVSPGQQKDGNFAAKAGVGLQTTFDKRVAVRAELAYRADFNDQSVAAPQEDWFGDVLASVGVVIPLGPAPSTAPPPAPAPVAPSCADLDDDGDGVNNCDDKCPNSQPGQTIGPDGCPVPVSIDLKGVNFDFNKSTLRPDAVSILSEATEILKRYPDLKVEVAGHTDSKGTDAYNQKLSERRATTVYDYLTKNGVDASRLVGPIGYGESRPIAPNANPDGSDNPEGRAKNRRTELNVQN; via the coding sequence ATGAACAAGAAAATTCTCACTGCCGCGTTGCTCGGCGGTCTGGCAGTTGCCCAGGCTGCGTCCGCGCAGGAGTTCGATGACCGTTGGTACCTGACCGGTAGCGCTGGCTTCAACTTCCAGGACAGCGATCGCCTGACCAATGATGCTCCGTTCGTCACCCTGGGCTTGGGCAAGTTCGTCAGCCCGAACTGGTCGATCGACGGTGAACTGAACTACCAGAACCCGAACTTCGACGCCAACCAGGATCAGAACTGGAGCCAGTACGGCATCTCGTTCGACCTGCGTCGCCACTTCATCCAGGAAGGCCGCGGCTGGAACCCGTACCTGCTGTTCGGCCTGGGCTACCAGCGCTCGGAAGAAGAGTTCGACGCCACCCCGAACCCGGTGTCGCCGGGCCAGCAGAAGGACGGCAACTTTGCCGCCAAGGCTGGTGTGGGTCTGCAGACCACCTTCGACAAGCGCGTCGCCGTGCGTGCCGAGTTGGCCTACCGCGCCGACTTCAACGACCAGAGCGTTGCTGCTCCGCAGGAAGACTGGTTTGGCGACGTGCTGGCTTCGGTCGGCGTCGTGATCCCGCTGGGACCGGCTCCGTCGACCGCGCCGCCGCCGGCTCCGGCTCCGGTTGCTCCGAGCTGCGCCGACCTGGATGACGACGGCGACGGCGTCAACAACTGCGACGACAAGTGCCCGAACTCCCAGCCTGGCCAGACCATCGGTCCGGACGGCTGCCCGGTGCCTGTGTCGATCGACCTGAAGGGCGTGAACTTCGACTTCAACAAGTCGACCCTGCGTCCGGATGCCGTGTCGATCCTGAGCGAAGCGACCGAGATCCTGAAGCGTTACCCCGATCTGAAGGTCGAGGTTGCCGGTCACACCGACTCGAAGGGTACCGACGCGTACAACCAGAAGCTGTCCGAGCGTCGTGCGACCACCGTGTACGACTACCTGACCAAGAACGGCGTCGATGCGTCGCGTCTGGTCGGCCCGATCGGCTACGGCGAGAGCCGCCCGATCGCTCCGAACGCCAACCCGGATGGTTCCGACAATCCGGAAGGCCGTGCGAAGAACCGTCGTACCGAGCTGAACGTCCAGAACTAA
- a CDS encoding pseudouridine synthase, with the protein MTRRLPPATSRPRTRGPAPPARAARASTTAQGNSAPRHGLARVLSKLGVCSRTEAARWIADGRVSVDGRVIRDPEFPIRTDQPAAVTIDGQPLAGPSRIYVMLNKPRGVVTTVRDEQGRDTVYRCFDGAGLPWIAPVGRLDKASEGLLLFSNDPQWAAAVTDPASGPDKTYHVQIDCHPNAGQLAQLQIGVIDPDPDGDGGLLRAKQARLLREGERNAWLEIVLDEGRNRQIRRLLAAVDIGVLRLVRVAIGPLAIGALGTGAWRMLSAAEVLALTPGRASAPGAR; encoded by the coding sequence ATGACCCGGCGGCTTCCGCCGGCGACGTCCCGGCCTCGCACGCGTGGCCCGGCACCGCCGGCGCGCGCCGCGCGTGCGTCCACCACCGCACAGGGCAACTCCGCGCCGCGACATGGGCTGGCGCGGGTGCTGTCCAAGCTGGGCGTGTGCTCGCGGACCGAGGCGGCCCGCTGGATCGCCGATGGGCGGGTCAGCGTCGATGGACGGGTGATCCGCGACCCTGAATTCCCGATCCGCACCGATCAACCGGCGGCCGTCACCATCGACGGCCAACCCCTGGCTGGACCTTCGCGGATCTATGTGATGCTCAACAAGCCGCGCGGCGTGGTTACCACGGTGCGCGACGAGCAGGGCAGGGACACCGTGTACCGCTGTTTCGATGGTGCGGGCCTGCCATGGATCGCGCCGGTCGGGCGCCTGGACAAGGCCAGCGAAGGTCTGCTGCTGTTCAGTAACGATCCGCAATGGGCGGCGGCGGTGACCGATCCCGCCAGCGGGCCGGACAAGACCTATCATGTGCAGATCGATTGCCACCCGAACGCCGGGCAGCTGGCGCAGCTGCAGATCGGTGTGATCGATCCCGACCCCGACGGTGATGGCGGATTGCTGCGTGCAAAACAGGCGCGCCTGCTGCGCGAGGGTGAGCGCAATGCCTGGTTGGAAATCGTGCTGGACGAAGGCCGCAACCGGCAGATCCGCCGATTGCTCGCGGCCGTGGACATCGGCGTGCTGCGGCTGGTGCGCGTGGCGATCGGGCCGCTGGCGATCGGCGCGCTGGGCACAGGCGCCTGGCGGATGCTCAGTGCGGCGGAAGTCCTGGCGCTGACGCCGGGTCGCGCCAGCGCGCCAGGCGCGCGCTGA
- the kbl gene encoding glycine C-acetyltransferase codes for MTRPPAALTSHYAAELDAIQSQGLFKSERIITGPQSARITLAAGRSVLNFCANNYLGLADHPDIIQAAKDALDSHGFGMASVRFICGTQDLHKQLERTIAEFFGTEDTILYAACFDANGGLFEPLLGEHDAIISDALNHASIIDGVRLCKAKRFRYANCDMADLEAQLQAADAAGCKTKLITSDGVFSMDGFIAPLDEIAALARKYNALVHIDECHATGFLGATGRGSAEVKGVLDQIDIFTGTLGKAMGGALGGFTTAKREVIELLRQRSRPYLFSNSLPPHVVAAGIKAFEMLDAAGELRTQLVENTRYFRERMTAAGFDLKPGVHPISPVMLYDAPLAQTFAERLLEEGIYAIGFFFPVVPKGQARIRTQISAAHTRAQLDQAIDAFIKIGRELDVIKA; via the coding sequence ATGACCCGTCCGCCTGCCGCGCTCACCTCCCACTACGCCGCCGAGCTGGATGCCATCCAGTCCCAGGGCCTGTTCAAGTCCGAGCGCATCATCACCGGCCCGCAGTCGGCACGGATCACGCTGGCCGCTGGCCGCAGCGTGCTGAACTTCTGCGCCAACAACTATCTGGGCCTGGCCGACCACCCGGACATCATCCAGGCCGCCAAGGATGCGCTGGACAGCCACGGCTTCGGCATGGCGTCGGTGCGCTTCATCTGCGGCACCCAAGACCTGCACAAGCAGCTCGAGCGCACCATCGCCGAGTTCTTCGGCACCGAGGACACCATCCTTTATGCCGCCTGCTTCGACGCCAACGGCGGCCTGTTCGAACCACTGCTCGGCGAGCACGATGCGATCATTTCCGATGCGCTGAACCACGCCTCCATCATCGACGGCGTGCGCCTGTGCAAGGCCAAGCGCTTCCGCTACGCCAACTGCGACATGGCCGACCTGGAGGCGCAGCTGCAGGCTGCCGATGCGGCCGGCTGCAAGACCAAGCTGATCACCAGCGACGGCGTGTTCTCGATGGACGGCTTCATCGCCCCCCTGGACGAGATCGCTGCCCTGGCCCGCAAGTACAACGCACTGGTGCATATCGACGAATGCCATGCCACCGGCTTCCTGGGCGCCACCGGTCGCGGCTCGGCCGAGGTCAAGGGCGTCCTGGACCAGATCGACATCTTCACCGGCACCCTGGGCAAGGCCATGGGCGGCGCACTCGGCGGCTTCACCACCGCAAAGCGCGAAGTGATCGAGTTGCTGCGCCAGCGTTCGCGCCCCTACCTGTTCTCCAATTCATTGCCGCCGCACGTGGTGGCTGCCGGCATCAAGGCCTTCGAAATGCTGGATGCCGCGGGCGAGCTGCGCACGCAACTGGTGGAAAACACCCGCTACTTCCGCGAACGCATGACCGCCGCCGGCTTCGACCTCAAGCCCGGCGTGCACCCGATCAGCCCGGTAATGCTCTACGACGCACCGCTGGCGCAGACGTTCGCCGAGCGCCTGCTGGAAGAAGGCATCTACGCGATTGGCTTCTTCTTCCCGGTGGTGCCCAAGGGCCAGGCCCGCATCCGTACCCAGATCAGCGCCGCGCATACCCGCGCGCAGCTGGATCAGGCGATCGACGCCTTCATCAAGATCGGCCGCGAACTGGACGTCATCAAGGCCTGA
- the cysT gene encoding sulfate ABC transporter permease subunit CysT, with translation MQTSVAPHPVAPARRRRVMPGLGLSLGITLTWLGLIVLIPLLGIFIKTSGLGWEGLWKVWSEPRALAALRLSFGTALAAGAFNALMGTWVAWVFVRYRFPGKRFFDAVIDLPFALPTAVAGIALTALYGGNGWIGRWLEAAGIKVAYTQLGIVIALVFVGLPFVVRVVQPVLAESDREMEAAAATLGASRWQTVWRVVLPGLWPAVLTGFALAFARGVGEYGSVIFIAGNLPNSTEIAPLLITIRLEEFDYAGATAIAAAMLLLSLVILLVVNTLQARLLRYQRRPA, from the coding sequence ATGCAGACCTCGGTTGCACCCCACCCGGTGGCGCCAGCGCGCCGCCGCCGCGTGATGCCGGGGCTGGGCCTGAGTCTGGGCATCACCCTGACCTGGCTCGGCCTGATCGTGCTGATTCCGTTGCTGGGCATCTTCATCAAGACCAGCGGCTTGGGTTGGGAAGGGTTGTGGAAGGTCTGGAGCGAACCGCGCGCGCTGGCGGCGTTGCGGCTCAGCTTCGGCACCGCCCTGGCGGCAGGCGCGTTCAATGCGCTGATGGGCACCTGGGTGGCCTGGGTGTTCGTGCGTTACCGGTTTCCCGGCAAGCGCTTCTTCGACGCGGTGATCGACCTGCCGTTCGCGCTGCCCACCGCAGTGGCCGGTATCGCGCTGACTGCGTTGTATGGCGGCAACGGCTGGATCGGGCGCTGGCTGGAGGCGGCCGGTATCAAGGTGGCCTATACCCAGCTCGGCATCGTGATCGCGCTGGTGTTCGTTGGCCTGCCATTCGTGGTGCGGGTGGTGCAGCCGGTGCTGGCCGAAAGCGATCGTGAAATGGAGGCTGCGGCCGCCACGCTGGGCGCCTCGCGCTGGCAGACGGTCTGGCGGGTGGTGTTGCCGGGGCTGTGGCCGGCGGTGCTGACGGGGTTTGCGCTGGCCTTCGCACGCGGGGTGGGAGAGTACGGGTCGGTGATCTTCATTGCCGGCAACCTGCCCAATTCCACCGAAATCGCGCCGCTGCTGATCACCATCCGGCTGGAAGAGTTCGACTATGCCGGCGCCACCGCGATCGCCGCGGCGATGCTGTTGCTGTCGCTGGTGATCCTGCTGGTGGTCAACACGTTGCAGGCACGCCTGTTGCGCTATCAACGGAGGCCAGCATGA
- the cysW gene encoding sulfate ABC transporter permease subunit CysW, with amino-acid sequence MTDAVSSLPSMLQTRAMTEQARRITDSATNEPRWVQGLMILGALGFLLAFLLLPLVLVFAEALRGGGETFLRAVVDPDALSAIKLTLLVTAVVLPLNLVFGVAAAWAVSKHQFRGKRLLVSLIDLPFSVSPVVAGLIFVLIFGRNGWAWPLIDEGWHVQLPALGDFVIQLPRIVFALPGIVLATTFVTFPFIARELMPLMEQQGSDEELAALSLGANGWQMFWRVTVPNIRWGLLYGVLLCAARAMGEFGAVSVVSGHIRGRTNTLPLHVEILYNEYAYSAAFACASLLALTALLTLALKTYLEWRHGDSLAANHRH; translated from the coding sequence ATGACCGATGCTGTTTCCTCGTTGCCCTCGATGCTGCAGACCCGTGCGATGACCGAGCAGGCGCGCCGCATCACCGATTCGGCCACCAACGAGCCGCGCTGGGTGCAGGGGCTGATGATCCTGGGTGCACTGGGATTTCTGCTGGCGTTCTTGTTGCTGCCGCTGGTGCTGGTCTTCGCCGAAGCATTGCGCGGCGGCGGGGAGACCTTCCTGCGCGCGGTGGTCGACCCGGATGCGCTGTCGGCGATCAAGCTGACGCTGCTGGTGACGGCCGTCGTGCTGCCGTTGAACCTGGTATTCGGCGTGGCCGCTGCCTGGGCGGTGAGCAAGCACCAGTTCCGCGGCAAGCGCCTGCTGGTCAGCCTGATCGACCTGCCGTTTTCGGTGTCGCCGGTGGTGGCGGGGCTGATCTTCGTGCTGATCTTCGGCCGCAATGGCTGGGCCTGGCCATTGATCGACGAAGGCTGGCATGTGCAGCTGCCGGCGCTGGGCGACTTCGTGATTCAGCTGCCACGGATCGTGTTTGCGTTGCCTGGCATCGTGCTGGCCACCACGTTCGTGACATTTCCCTTCATCGCACGCGAACTGATGCCACTGATGGAGCAGCAGGGCAGCGACGAGGAATTGGCCGCGCTGAGCCTGGGCGCCAATGGCTGGCAGATGTTCTGGCGAGTGACTGTCCCCAATATCCGCTGGGGCCTGCTGTACGGCGTGCTGTTGTGCGCGGCGCGGGCGATGGGCGAGTTCGGCGCGGTGTCGGTGGTGTCCGGGCATATCCGCGGGCGTACCAATACGCTGCCGCTGCACGTGGAGATTCTCTACAACGAATACGCCTACAGCGCCGCATTCGCCTGCGCCTCGCTGCTGGCATTGACCGCGCTGCTGACGCTGGCGCTGAAGACGTACCTGGAATGGCGGCACGGCGATTCGCTGGCCGCCAATCACCGCCACTGA
- a CDS encoding sulfate/molybdate ABC transporter ATP-binding protein: MGIRIHRLRKQFESFTALDDISLDVRQGELLALLGPSGSGKTTLLRIMAGLEHADGGQVLFGEEDATRMSVQSRRVGFVFQHYALFKHMDVFENIAFGLRVRRGDERWAEARIRARVEELLALVQLQGLEQRYPTQLSGGQRQRVALARALAIEPRVLLLDEPFGALDAQVRRDLRRWLRELHERTGLTTVFVTHDQEEALELADRVAILNRGRIEQLDTPAVIYDTPASPFVYSFVGAVNRIPGVLEQGQIQVAGHALPAANAALAAGPVEVYVRPEDLVPDDDAGWPATVAWSQRSGPRLRLRATLQPAGNEVEVELPASAGNFQPGQQLRLTARHYGVFPA; this comes from the coding sequence ATGGGCATCCGTATCCACCGTCTGCGCAAGCAGTTCGAGAGTTTTACCGCGCTGGACGACATCAGTCTGGACGTGCGCCAAGGCGAGCTGCTGGCGCTGCTGGGGCCGTCCGGCTCGGGCAAGACCACCTTGTTGCGGATCATGGCCGGGCTGGAGCATGCCGATGGTGGGCAGGTGCTGTTCGGCGAGGAGGACGCCACCCGCATGAGCGTGCAGTCGCGCCGGGTCGGCTTCGTATTCCAGCATTACGCGCTGTTCAAGCACATGGACGTGTTCGAGAACATTGCGTTCGGGCTGCGCGTGCGGCGCGGCGACGAGCGCTGGGCCGAAGCGCGCATCCGTGCGCGGGTGGAAGAGCTGCTGGCGCTGGTGCAGCTGCAGGGACTGGAGCAGCGTTATCCTACCCAGTTGTCCGGCGGCCAGCGGCAGCGCGTGGCGCTGGCGCGGGCGCTGGCGATCGAACCGCGCGTGCTGTTGCTGGATGAACCCTTCGGCGCGCTGGATGCGCAGGTGCGCCGCGACCTGCGGCGCTGGCTGCGTGAGTTGCACGAGCGCACTGGCCTGACCACGGTGTTCGTGACCCATGACCAGGAGGAAGCGCTGGAGCTGGCTGACCGGGTTGCCATCCTCAACCGCGGTCGCATCGAACAGCTCGACACCCCGGCGGTGATCTACGACACGCCGGCCTCGCCGTTCGTGTATTCCTTCGTAGGGGCAGTGAACCGTATTCCCGGCGTGCTGGAGCAGGGGCAGATCCAGGTGGCAGGTCATGCCTTGCCGGCAGCCAATGCCGCACTGGCCGCCGGCCCGGTGGAAGTCTACGTGCGGCCCGAGGACCTGGTGCCCGATGATGACGCCGGCTGGCCGGCCACCGTGGCCTGGTCGCAGCGCAGCGGCCCACGGCTGCGGCTGCGCGCCACGCTGCAGCCGGCAGGCAACGAGGTGGAAGTGGAGCTGCCGGCCTCGGCCGGCAATTTCCAGCCCGGCCAGCAGCTGCGACTGACCGCACGCCATTACGGGGTGTTTCCGGCCTGA
- a CDS encoding TorF family putative porin, which translates to MKPSSLACCLSLLLFGVVPLAQAQDEDAPAPPLSGTFALTSDYLFRGISQTNEEPAFQAGLTYKLPYGFYVGTWGSNVDFGAGDPDWEVDGFAGYNTDLSANFNFDVMVNRYHYLGAGASNYAELITKTTFLKTYSLTLAYTNDLYGSDTDGYYYALDANWALPHNFTIGAHAGHSIYTSALSQIDHDYNDFGVNVGKTFGPLGLSVGYYDTSEAAEFGFGRQNSQNHLVATATVTWP; encoded by the coding sequence ATGAAGCCGTCCTCGCTCGCTTGTTGTCTGTCGTTGCTGTTGTTCGGCGTGGTGCCGCTGGCACAGGCGCAAGACGAAGACGCGCCCGCGCCGCCGCTCAGCGGCACGTTTGCGCTGACCAGTGATTACCTGTTCCGCGGCATCTCGCAGACCAACGAAGAACCTGCGTTCCAGGCGGGCCTGACCTACAAGCTGCCCTACGGCTTTTATGTCGGGACCTGGGGTTCCAATGTCGATTTCGGCGCGGGCGATCCGGACTGGGAAGTGGACGGTTTTGCCGGCTACAACACCGACCTGAGTGCGAATTTCAATTTCGACGTGATGGTGAACCGCTATCACTATCTCGGTGCCGGTGCGTCCAACTACGCCGAGCTGATCACCAAGACTACGTTCCTGAAGACCTATAGCCTGACCCTGGCGTACACCAACGATCTGTACGGCAGCGACACCGATGGCTATTACTACGCACTGGATGCCAATTGGGCGTTGCCGCACAACTTCACCATCGGCGCGCATGCCGGGCACAGCATCTACACCTCGGCGCTGAGCCAGATCGATCACGACTACAACGATTTCGGCGTCAACGTGGGCAAGACCTTCGGTCCACTTGGCCTGAGCGTGGGCTATTACGACACCAGCGAAGCGGCCGAATTCGGCTTCGGGCGGCAGAATTCGCAGAACCATCTGGTGGCGACGGCAACGGTCACCTGGCCATGA